Proteins encoded together in one Mobula birostris isolate sMobBir1 chromosome 21, sMobBir1.hap1, whole genome shotgun sequence window:
- the slc35g1 gene encoding solute carrier family 35 member G1 isoform X2 — MLIRRVMCWTCAPEKKPKWVGLGLCYALLSGVFFSLLALLVKKIEGIHALEISGIRCLFQWLFTFPIIIYNEVDILGPKALRLLLFLRGLLGATAMMLFFYAIQQMHLADATVIMLSNPVFVSIFAWIFLKEKCTLLDPIFIIFTLVGVVLIARPQFLFGTQNVGFESDYKNRIKGTMAAFASALCASLTLIVIRKMGKSVDYFLSIWYYSAIGSILSMTVVSITREWSLPSCGMDRAFLILIGLLGIGGQTFLTKALQIERAGPVSLIKTAEVVLAFILQYLFLNRSPTWWSLGGAICVTSGTSGVALQKWYTSTRKEKKDQN; from the exons CACCAGAGAAGAAACCTAAATGGGTAGGCCTTGGTTTGTGTTACGCACTGTTGTCCGGTGTATTCTTTTCGCTCCTTGCTCTGCTGGTGAAGAAAATTGAAGGAATCCATGCTCTGGAAATCAGTGGGATTCGATGTTTATTTCAGTGGCTATTTACATTCCCAATTATTATCTACAACGA AGTGGATATTCTGGGACCAAAAGCTTTGAGACTGTTGCTTTTCTTACGAGGACTCCTTGGAGCTACAGCCATGATGTTGTTCTTCTACGCTATTCAACAGATGCATTTGGCTGATGCCACTGTCATTATGCTCAGCAACCCTGTCTTTGTCTCCATATTTGCTTGGATTTTTCTGAAGGAAAAATGCACTTTGTTGGATCCCATCTTCATCATTTTTACTTTGGTCGGGGTCGTTCTTATTGCTAGACCACAGTTTCTCTTTGGCACTCAAAATGTGGGATTTGAAAGTGACTACAAGAATCGCATCAAGGGAACGATGGCTGCTTTCGCAAGTGCACTCTGTGCGTCATTGACGTTGATCGTGATCCGCAAAATGGGCAAATCTGTAGATTATTTCCTCTCCATTTGGTACTACTCGGCAATTGGATCGATCCTAAGCATGACTGTGGTTTCGATAACTCGGGAATGGAGCTTGCCCTCCTGTGGGATGGATCGAGCATTTTTAATCCTGATTGGCCTACTGGGGATTGGAGGGCAAACCTTTCTCACAAAAGCTCTGCAGATAGAGAGGGCTGGCCCTGTGTCTCTTATAAAGACAGCAGAAGTAGTCCTAGCCTTTATATTGCAGTATTTATTCCTAAATCGCTCTCCTACCTGGTGGAGCCTGGGAGGAGCTATTTGTGTAACAAGTGGTACCAGTGGAGTTGCTCTTCAGAAGTGGTACACTAGCaccagaaaagaaaagaaagatcaAAATTAA